One segment of Paramormyrops kingsleyae isolate MSU_618 chromosome 8, PKINGS_0.4, whole genome shotgun sequence DNA contains the following:
- the praf2 gene encoding PRA1 family protein 2, whose product MHLGNPSPRLPQSCGGSTMADVQPPPLRSMDDFILSSARFAVPDVRDLERLNNRIINNLLYYQSNYFLSVLIFLAIVGYVQPLQLFLGATVVTLAFLGFVWAAENQASIRRFRRTHPSLSLSAILGASYLFLSVLGGVAVFLFGIAFPILLVLIHAATRLRSLKNKLEKKLESIGLKRTPMGLLLEALGQEQEAGS is encoded by the exons ATGCATCTTGGGAATCCGAGTCCGCGTCTACCTCAGTCCTGCGGAGGTTCCACGATGGCGGACGTTCAGCCTCCGCCCCTGCGATCCATGGATGATTTTATACTGAGCTCGGCGCGGTTCGCTGTGCCCGATGTGCGCGATCTGGAGCGACTGAACAACCGCATAATCAACAACCTGCTTTACTACCAGTCCAATTATTTCCTGTCTGTGCTGATTTTCCTGGCTATAGTCGG ATATGTGCAGCCGCTGCAGTTGTTTTTGGGTGCCACCGTGGTGACGCTGGCCTTCCTGGGGTTTGTTTGGGCTGCAGAGAATCAGGCCAGCATCAGGCGCTTCCGGCGCACCCATCCCTCGCTCTCGCTGTCGGCCATCTTGGGGGCCAGCTACCTGTTCCTGTCAGTGCTGGGTGGCGTGGCTGTCTTCCTCTTCGGCATCGCCTTTCCCATACTGC TGGTCTTGATCCATGCTGCAACACGTCTGCGGAGCCTGAAGAACAAGTTAGAGAAAAAGCTGGAGAGCATCGGGCTGAAGAGGACCCCCATGGGTCTGCTGCTGGAGGCCCTGGGACAGGAGCAGGAGGCGGGATCATAA
- the timm17b gene encoding mitochondrial import inner membrane translocase subunit Tim17-B, whose product MTILCDVTNSMDEYVREPCPWRIVDDCGGAFTMGAIGGGVFQAVKGFRNAPAGLRHRLSSSGNAVRIRAPQIGGSFAVWGGLFSTIDCGLVRLRGKEDPWNSITSGAMTGAVLAARSGPLAMVGSAMFGGILLALIEGVGILLTKYTAQQFQNPGPFMEDPSQLPPKDTTQGYKGFGQYQ is encoded by the exons CCCATGGAGGATCGTGGATGATTGTGGCGGTGCCTTCACCATGGGCGCCATCGGCGGGGGCGTTTTCCAGGCTGTCAAGGGCTTCCGAAATGCCCCGGCG GGATTGCGGCACCGACTGAGCAGCAGCGGGAACGCTGTGAGAATACGAGCCCCACAGATAGGAG GAAGCTTTGCTGTGTGGGGTGGATTGTTCTCTACCATAGACTGTGGTCTGGTTCGTCTGAGGGGCAAAGAGGACCCCTGGAACTCCATCACCAGTGGGGCCATGACGGGGGCAGTGCTGGCAGCAAGAA GTGGCCCTCTGGCTATGGTGGGGTCAGCCATGTTTGGTGGAATTCTCCTGGCTCTGATTGAGGGGGTTGGAATCCTGCTAACCAAATACACAGCACAGCAGTTCCAGAACC CGGGCCCCTTTATGGAGGACCCAAGTCAGCTTCCCCCAAAGGACACAACTCAGGGCTACAAAGGTTTTGGACAATACCAGTAA